In the genome of Scylla paramamosain isolate STU-SP2022 chromosome 2, ASM3559412v1, whole genome shotgun sequence, the window AACATTTCATCAAACAGTATCAAGAGTGTGATATTACTGACATTgtactcttttccttttctttttttttatttagttttatttatttatttatttacttatattatcatttttatctatATCAAAACCCTAATTTTTATAATTTGAAATCTTGCATACTTCATACCATGCAAGATTAAATTCTAAATATTAATTTTCAGCTTGTGCACACCTCAGCTGGCAGGTGCTTTTCCTATCAAAAATTGTGTGTCTGCACGGGTGCCACTCCCAAAGTTTTAGCTGAGAGAGGGCCCCATGTTGTCTGGCTGAGAGACACTGAATCAGCACAGCAATTTCAGACACGGATTAAAGATGCTAGAAGAATTATGATTGTGGGCAACGGAGGAATTGCAACAGAAATGGTCTATGAGGTTACAGGTATGCATATCATTATGTAGTAATGGTGTATCAATGTGACCATCAGAAAAGATAATTAATAGAAATTGAATTATGTACAACATAGCCAGTAGACATGCATAGTCCATATGTGCTGTACATGCTGTGGGATGGGTGTGTTTGCAGTGTGTTAGGCAGAAGGTAAGGTTGTGCTTGGGTTTCTGTGAATTGTATGATGTGGAttactgaaagaagaaaattaagtcaatgaaaataaaattaaagtaatTAAGCACAAAAGGATGGtatgtaggaggaggatgagtgtAGTTTTTGATGTTAAGTTGATTTGACTTAAACATTACATATTGTAGCTTATCATTTATCCTATCAAACTTGACTATTTATCTTACTCATTAAACAACCCTCTTACTTTGAACACTTTTGTTCATGGTCTTTTCTTACCTTACATGTCTCACATCAGATAACAGATGTTTTTTCCACTGTCAGTATAGCAAAACTATTATGCATAACATTCCCTGCTTTGATCAACTGAACAGCTCTCTCCCAGCAAAcaattgtattttttcatttatttatttacttatttatatatttatttacaagtATATGAATTATTTGCTAAGCACTGCCAGAAATTGTCCAATTCTTGCAGGTGTGGAAATAATTTGGGCCATGAAGGACAAGCACATGACTGCACACTTCATTGATCCAGGAGCAGCAGAGTTCATGCAGCCTGAACTGATcagggagaaggatgagggcCCCACCATAagcaaaaggaggaaatacactGTGGAACATTCTTCTCAGGTACATCGTTTTCTGGTAACTTTTGCTGGCCTGCATGCACCAAGTAGTTTTACTGTAAATCTTAGAAATTACAAAAACCACACCAGAAGAGGTGATAAATTTTTGTCTGTAGATCATGTGCAAAAAGAGCAAAATTAAGGATTACTGTAAGGTAACTAACTCTATTTCTGACTCAGATCAGCTTTGTAAGTATGAGACTTGTCTACATACTTTTTGGCTGAATTATGACACCTGTTGAATACAAAGCCTATCTGTGTTGTTAGTTATGTCAGTATcaacttatatatttttttcatattatatatacatCATTGTGAATAAAGACCAATTTGTTCAGTCAACTGACAGCTATCTCAGATCCTTCAAGTAGTACGAGTTGAAGCATTGTGTACAAATTACTTAGGTGTTCTGAATGTTTTATACCTCTGGCAACTTGGCCTGAGGGTACACTAACttgcaggaaagaaaatatagtagCTTTTTGACAGCTGTTAAGGGGATGACTTCTACTAAAATCCTTAACCTTGCTAGACCACTTTTGTTGTTCAGCTGTcttggagaaaatacaagaacagTAACTTAAGGATTATAAGAGAAGAGAGCATGTACAGAACTAAATGAACATGAGGTAAGATGTTTTGTTAGGGTGGTGTAGGATAGGCTGGTTGCTGACAAGAGAGTGAATAAGATTGGGGTGACCTTATAATGactggataacacacacacacacacacacacacacacacacacagaggggggGGATAGGGGGATGGAGAAGGTGCAGGGTTAAGCCAGTACATAAGTAAGTACCTACATATGAATTCATaggtatatatatttcttatttaatgatttgtattgttaatttttttttttttttttttttttttttttttttttttttttttttttacttacaagTAATCTGTCTATTTGTTAATAATGCATACACTTCATTGATAGATTTCAAGAACATCATTAATTGGAGGATCACTGGGGCCTGACTGGCACTCTGGACTcaaactgaaaggaaaaactGAGCGCAAAATCATCATGGAAAAAGAAGTTGAAGTGAAGAGGATCTTTGAGCCAATGGAAGTCATGCAGTTAGAAGAAGCAATAACTCGTTTGAATTCTGAAGAAGGTAATTCCTCCCTATTTCACTCACTATACCAAGGTGCTGTGCAAAAGTTTCCAAAAGTTTTAAAGGAGATAAATTACTCTCACCCAGTCCTAGTTGCCACCCTCCCTTTGGTATTACAAGCTGATTGCAACATTTTCACTGTAGCCAGAAGCAATACTAGAGGTAATTTTGTAACAAATCTTAACCTCCTCACACTCCATGATGTGATTTGTGTCAAAACCAACTTTGTTACAACAGCATTGGATGCtatttacaaaaaagaaaaaaaatgaacttgcAAAAAATTGTTTATTAGGCTAGACTAtagccttccccttcctctcagaGCCTTGAATGTGTGCAGCAGAGATAAACCAGCTCTGCTGTAGACACACATATAGAGAGACTTAAGTATTCTACCCAGCTGACCTTCACAGTGATGGCTTTGAGGATCAGGCCATTCCTGTGTAGGCTTAAAAGCTGAGTTGTGAGGGAATAGTTATATAAGTATGCATGCATGAGATGCTGTCTCAAATGAATTCATTTGAGGGAATGTCAACCTGAAATGTATGTTGATATAATAGATGATGGATTTACAAAGTGAGGAAGCTTCACTTCTGTGACAACAGTATTCATTTATGGACTTTCATGCTCAGTAGTGTACCTTTGTTTCTTGATGCATGAGTCAATATGccaattttctcatttccctcagGAGAGTGGCCAGTTTATGTTGAACTGACAAATGGGAAGATTTATGGCTGTGATTTCATTGTATCAGCAATAGGAGTGACACCCAACGTCTCAGCTGTTACCACAGGTATGTTCACAATAACTAAGTAGATGAAAATTATAGTTTTATTTCCCACACTTAAAACAGGGCAtccataaaacaaacaaatattaactagaaaattgaaaataatacagaaaagAACTAGCCACCCTGCTCCAATTGCTGAAGTCCAGTTTGGTGTTACCAGCCTTAGCCAATGCCCAGACTTGAGTACAGCACCCCTTTATGTTACATTACATTGTGTTGCATTATCTTTCAGGGAATAATTTTGCCTTGGGTGAAGATGGTGGGTTGCTGATTGATGAGAAAATGAGGACAACAGAAAAGAACATTTTTGCAGCAGGAGATGTGTGCTCTCCAGGCTGGCAAGTTGCTCCACATTGGTTTCAAGTAAGGAGTAAGGACAAGTGTGGTAGACATTTTAGTGTACAAGATGCTTAACATAGAAATGAGACCAGTTAATAGAAACAAAGTAATTTAAATCTATACATAGTTGCAAAGTTTTCTcaataagtaaattaaaaatTCAAAACTGAATGTAACTGTTCTAGCTTATGAGAGATCTTGAAGCTTCAGGatgacagaaaacaaagaaggcCATAATATTCTAGTGCTtacaacagaaaatgaaaagtgaacatACCAGTCATTAGTGATGCAGAATGGCACTTAATATAATGTTCTGAACAGCatggatagaagaaaaaaagcatttaGTTTGCATCCTCAAAACTGTAACCATGAAAATTGAGAAAGAAGATAGCATATAAAAATGTAGTAGCTTGAGCTTCGTCATTTGAAGAAAGatctaatatgaaaaaaaatggtgttataCTCATGAAGAATTTTGCATAGAAGGAAACTGACATTGGAAAGCTCTAGTCTATTTTAATGAAGTATTGTGTGAATGGAGGCTTTTTGCACTTGTTACACCTTCTACCCATCTATTTCTGTATCACTCTTAATTTAAAAGTGAATAAGTCAGTTTTCCTTTTAAAAGTTTTCATGAGTAGAGGTGTCATCATGATTTGTCTCACTTTAGGGGCAAAAATACAGAGTGCACTTGTTCTACCTTTTTTTAACCATCTTTTATGACACAGTATGTGTAGTAACAATAGTATTCCAGCCTTACCATAGTGTGTGCTGTCAGACTTCATTCACCTCTAACAAAGGGATAGCTCAAAACATCTTTATTTAGATTTTCATTGAATTAACACATGTAAGCATTTGACATTTTAAACTCCAAAAAAAAGTGTGGTCTTGCCTTCAACCTTACATTTTTCAGATGCGCCTTTGGACTCAGGCACGGCAGATGGGGTCCTATGCCTCCAAGTGCATGTGGTCATCCCTAGCTGGGGAAGAGATCTACATGGACTTTTGCTTTGAGTTGTTCTCCCATGCCACCAAGTTTTTTGGACACAAGGTTATCCTCTTGGGGCTTTTCAATGGAC includes:
- the LOC135114755 gene encoding pyridine nucleotide-disulfide oxidoreductase domain-containing protein 1-like → MEEPVTEEYTYIVVGGGIAGVTCAEHLYILHPEAQTLVLTATPLIKAVTNVLPLTKTLDTFEVEEHDPNTLQSKCPSVSVIQDCVARLDVEKQLVHTSAGRCFSYQKLCVCTGATPKVLAERGPHVVWLRDTESAQQFQTRIKDARRIMIVGNGGIATEMVYEVTGVEIIWAMKDKHMTAHFIDPGAAEFMQPELIREKDEGPTISKRRKYTVEHSSQISRTSLIGGSLGPDWHSGLKLKGKTERKIIMEKEVEVKRIFEPMEVMQLEEAITRLNSEEGEWPVYVELTNGKIYGCDFIVSAIGVTPNVSAVTTGNNFALGEDGGLLIDEKMRTTEKNIFAAGDVCSPGWQVAPHWFQMRLWTQARQMGSYASKCMWSSLAGEEIYMDFCFELFSHATKFFGHKVILLGLFNGQGLDGKYEILLRYTRGMEYIKCVMVEGRMQGAVLIGETDMEETFENLILNQMDLSEYGEDLLNPDIDIEDYFD